The Deltaproteobacteria bacterium DNA window CAAGAGGTGGATTCGCGGGTGACAATTCATTTATCCTTATCGAGTAAAGGAGGCGCCCCGGGCGCCTCTTTTATTTTGACACCGGGGCTGTTTACTTCGCAAGACACCTCCGGAGCATCCGCCCCTTTTCTTCGGCCGACCCAGACGGAAATCGGACGTGCCGGGTCGTTTCCTGCCGCCGCCCTCGTCCCGCAAAACCGGTCAGGCAAGATTTGAGATGAAATTCATTGACGAAATGGAAATCCATGTGAGAGCCGGAGACGGTGGGCACGGTTGTGTCAGCTTCCGGCGGGAAAAGCATGTTCCCCGCGGGGGGCCCGACGGCGGCGACGGAGGCAGGGGGGGGGACGTCATCATCAGGGCGTCCTTCACCCACCACACTTTGCTGGACCTGAAACACAGACCCCGCCATACGGCCCGGAGGGGCGAATCCGGCCGGGGAAATCTAAAAACGGGGGCGAGCTCCCCGGACGTGGTCGTGACCGTTCCCGTGGGCACCGTCATCACGGATACGTGTTCAGGAGAAATCCTCGCCGATCTGACGGTGGACGGACAGGCGTGCGTCGTCGCCCGGGGCGGTATCGGCGGCAAGGGCAACGCCCACTTCAAGACGGCGACCCGACGAACCCCCCGTTTTTCACAGGAGGGGATGCCGGGAGAAGAACGCCGTCTCCGTCTGGAACTTAAACTGATCGCCGACGTCGGCCTGGTCGGCTTGCCCAACGTCGGCAAATCCACCTTCATTTCAAGGGTTTCCGCGGCGAAACCGAACATCGCAGACTATCCCTTCACCACCTTGTCACCCCACCTGGGCGTCGTTTCTTACGGTTT harbors:
- the obgE gene encoding GTPase ObgE; translation: MKFIDEMEIHVRAGDGGHGCVSFRREKHVPRGGPDGGDGGRGGDVIIRASFTHHTLLDLKHRPRHTARRGESGRGNLKTGASSPDVVVTVPVGTVITDTCSGEILADLTVDGQACVVARGGIGGKGNAHFKTATRRTPRFSQEGMPGEERRLRLELKLIADVGLVGLPNVGKSTFISRVSAAKPNIADYPFTTLSPHLGVVSYGFCRTFVVADIPGLIEGAHRGAGMGVRFLKHIERTRLLLHIIDIGDASPLSGWEKYTLINSELSSFGAGVAAKPQLVAINKVDLTETRDKLQKEIDFFAQKGLEVLTFSAVTGEGLPQVIDAIVKTLNTRPNEINHDEHP